One part of the Acetoanaerobium sticklandii genome encodes these proteins:
- the arcC gene encoding carbamate kinase, which yields MKDKIVVALGGNALGNTPEEQIQAVRHTAKPIVDLIADGHEVIIAHGNGPQVGMINLAMDVASKSSAATPEMPFPECGAMSQGYIGYHLQNAIREELLERDMQIPVATVVTQVIVDKNDSAFENPTKPVGAFYSKEEAEKLMTEKGFVMKEDAGRGYRRVVASPLPIDVAEKETIKTLVDNNQVVIAVGGGGIPVYAEGNKLIGIPAVIDKDFASAKLAEILDADYLIILTAVEQVAINFGKENEQWLSTLTISEAEKYIEEGHFAPGSMLPKVKAAISFAESKEGRKALITSLEKASAGIAGQTGTRIVK from the coding sequence ATGAAAGATAAAATTGTTGTTGCACTAGGAGGAAACGCCCTTGGAAATACACCTGAGGAGCAAATTCAAGCTGTAAGACATACAGCAAAGCCAATCGTGGATTTGATAGCTGATGGTCATGAGGTTATAATAGCCCATGGCAACGGACCACAGGTAGGTATGATAAATCTTGCTATGGATGTAGCTTCAAAATCATCTGCGGCTACTCCAGAAATGCCATTTCCAGAGTGTGGAGCTATGAGCCAAGGTTATATAGGCTACCATCTTCAAAATGCGATTAGAGAAGAACTACTTGAAAGAGATATGCAAATCCCAGTAGCTACTGTAGTTACTCAAGTAATAGTAGATAAAAATGATTCAGCATTTGAAAACCCAACTAAACCTGTTGGAGCTTTTTACTCTAAAGAAGAGGCAGAAAAGCTAATGACAGAAAAGGGCTTTGTAATGAAAGAGGATGCAGGTAGAGGCTATAGAAGAGTAGTTGCTTCACCACTTCCTATAGACGTAGCTGAAAAAGAAACAATAAAGACCCTAGTTGACAACAATCAAGTAGTTATTGCTGTTGGAGGAGGAGGAATTCCTGTTTATGCTGAAGGCAATAAATTAATTGGAATTCCTGCAGTTATTGATAAGGATTTTGCTTCAGCAAAGCTTGCTGAAATTTTAGATGCAGATTATTTGATTATTCTTACAGCAGTAGAGCAAGTTGCTATTAATTTTGGAAAAGAAAACGAGCAGTGGCTTTCAACTTTAACTATAAGTGAAGCTGAGAAATATATTGAAGAAGGACATTTTGCTCCTGGCTCAATGCTTCCAAAAGTTAAGGCGGCTATATCTTTTGCTGAGTCAAAGGAAGGTAGAAAAGCTCTTATTACATCACTAGAAAAAGCATCTGCAGGGATTGCAGGACAGACAGGGACAAGAATAGTAAAATAG
- the argF gene encoding ornithine carbamoyltransferase: MPVSLKGRSFLTLKHFTPEEINYLLDLSADLKAKKRAGIKGNLLEGKNVVLLFEKTSTRTRCAFEVGVLDEGGHVTFLGSGDSQMGKKESIEDTAKVLGRFYDGIEFRGFKQETVEILAANAGVPVWNGLTDLYHPTQILADFLTIKEHVAKPLNKVKFVYAGDARNNMGNSLMIGAAKMGMEFWGLAPKELWPSEELVAEMKEVAKETGASINFSENVDDVKNADVIYTDVWVSMGEEAMFEERIKQLKPYQVNMDMIKKTENPDVLFLHCLPAFHDLNTTVGKDIYEKFGLESMEVTDEVFRSRHSKVFDEAENRMHTIKAVMVATIGNL, encoded by the coding sequence ATGCCAGTAAGTCTTAAAGGAAGAAGTTTTTTAACATTAAAGCATTTTACACCAGAAGAAATCAACTATCTTTTAGATCTATCAGCTGATTTAAAAGCGAAAAAAAGAGCAGGCATTAAAGGGAATCTACTTGAAGGTAAAAACGTAGTTTTACTATTTGAAAAAACCTCAACAAGAACTAGATGCGCATTTGAAGTTGGAGTACTTGATGAAGGTGGTCATGTTACATTCTTAGGTTCTGGCGATAGTCAAATGGGTAAAAAGGAATCAATCGAAGATACAGCTAAAGTACTTGGAAGATTTTATGATGGTATTGAGTTTAGAGGATTTAAGCAGGAGACAGTAGAAATTTTAGCAGCAAATGCAGGAGTTCCAGTGTGGAATGGTCTTACTGACCTTTATCACCCAACTCAAATTTTAGCTGACTTTTTAACTATCAAAGAGCATGTTGCTAAGCCACTTAACAAAGTTAAATTTGTTTATGCTGGAGATGCAAGAAATAACATGGGTAACTCTTTAATGATAGGTGCAGCAAAAATGGGTATGGAGTTCTGGGGTCTTGCGCCAAAAGAATTATGGCCATCAGAAGAGTTAGTTGCCGAAATGAAAGAAGTTGCTAAGGAAACTGGAGCATCTATTAACTTCAGTGAGAATGTTGATGATGTAAAAAATGCTGATGTTATTTATACTGATGTATGGGTTTCTATGGGTGAAGAGGCTATGTTTGAAGAAAGAATCAAGCAGCTTAAGCCTTACCAAGTTAACATGGATATGATTAAGAAGACAGAAAACCCAGATGTTCTATTCTTACATTGCTTACCAGCTTTCCATGATTTAAACACAACAGTAGGTAAAGATATCTATGAGAAGTTTGGACTTGAGTCTATGGAAGTTACTGATGAAGTTTTCAGAAGCAGACATTCAAAAGTATTTGATGAGGCTGAAAACAGAATGCATACTATAAAAGCTGTAATGGTTGCAACTATAGGAAACTTATAA
- the arcA gene encoding arginine deiminase: MEKNKIEVTVMEDKKVLNVYSEIGKLKTVLLHRPGKEIENLTPDLMDRLLFDDIPYLEVARQEHDAFAKILSDNGVEVLYLEDLAAEAIEDASVKERFVDEFIKEAGILGEKKKQLVKELLLNCKTNRELVDKMMEGIRKSELPNYNATSLADMVDSGYPFVADPMPNLYFTRDPFATIGSGISLNHMRTVTRNRETLFAKYIFENHPRFKDSDVPKWFDRDDNTSLEGGDELVLNKEVLAIGISERTDAASIEKMAKRIFDKDESFKTVLAFHIPNKRAFMHLDTVFTMIDFDKFTIHPEIEGPLTVYAISRGEGNSIKIQKETQELDKVLAKYLEVEKVTLIRCGGGDMIDAAREQWNDGSNTLAIAPGEVVVYSRNHVTNKLLEEAGVKLHIMPSSELSRGRGGPRCMSMPLYRENL; encoded by the coding sequence ATGGAAAAAAATAAAATTGAGGTGACTGTAATGGAAGACAAGAAGGTTCTTAATGTTTATTCAGAAATTGGTAAACTAAAGACTGTACTGCTTCACAGACCAGGAAAAGAAATTGAGAATCTTACACCAGATCTTATGGATAGACTGTTGTTTGATGATATTCCTTACTTGGAAGTAGCCAGACAAGAGCATGATGCTTTTGCCAAAATTTTATCCGACAATGGAGTAGAGGTACTTTATTTGGAGGATTTAGCAGCAGAGGCAATCGAAGATGCTAGTGTAAAAGAAAGATTTGTAGATGAATTTATTAAAGAAGCTGGTATTCTTGGTGAGAAGAAAAAACAGCTAGTAAAAGAACTCCTATTAAATTGCAAAACAAATAGAGAATTAGTTGACAAAATGATGGAAGGAATCAGAAAATCTGAACTTCCAAATTACAATGCAACTTCTCTTGCTGACATGGTGGACTCAGGCTATCCTTTCGTCGCAGACCCTATGCCTAATCTATATTTCACGCGAGATCCTTTTGCTACTATTGGCTCTGGAATTTCGTTAAATCACATGCGCACTGTTACAAGAAACAGAGAAACTTTATTTGCAAAGTATATCTTTGAAAATCATCCACGCTTTAAAGATAGTGATGTTCCTAAATGGTTTGACAGGGATGACAACACTTCATTAGAAGGTGGAGATGAGCTTGTACTTAATAAAGAAGTACTTGCTATAGGTATTTCTGAGAGAACAGATGCTGCTTCTATCGAAAAAATGGCAAAACGTATTTTTGATAAGGATGAGAGCTTTAAAACAGTTTTAGCTTTCCATATACCTAATAAAAGGGCGTTTATGCATCTAGATACAGTTTTCACAATGATTGATTTTGACAAATTCACAATACATCCTGAAATCGAAGGACCTCTTACAGTATATGCTATCAGTAGGGGAGAAGGTAACAGTATAAAAATCCAAAAAGAAACTCAAGAGCTAGATAAGGTATTGGCAAAATATCTTGAAGTTGAAAAAGTTACTTTAATCCGTTGTGGCGGCGGAGATATGATTGATGCCGCTAGAGAGCAGTGGAATGATGGATCTAATACTCTTGCAATTGCTCCAGGTGAAGTAGTTGTTTATTCTAGAAATCACGTAACAAATAAATTGCTTGAGGAAGCTGGAGTGAAACTTCATATCATGCCATCGAGTGAGCTTTCAAGAGGTAGAGGCGGTCCACGCTGCATGTCTATGCCTTTATACAGAGAAAATCTATAA
- the ispE gene encoding 4-(cytidine 5'-diphospho)-2-C-methyl-D-erythritol kinase, giving the protein MEKLVVKANAKINLTLDVIDKREDGYHLLDMVMHSVGIYDEITIKKNYENNIKVSCDNNSLEIDEMNSAFKAAKLIMEEKEFSGVDIHINKTIPIGAGMAGGSADAAAVIVGINELFNLNMSLEEMKSIALKIGADVPFCIEGGCVRATGIGEKMEKLPIMDLNLLIIKPDESISTAFVYKNLILSELANRPDNNGFIKAMNNNLDEMVKTMGNVLESVTASKVSFINEIKKDMINGKAKISMMTGSGTAVFGIFESISDLKDCYESLRFKYNEIFVTKTERGGVYIESRD; this is encoded by the coding sequence ATGGAAAAGTTAGTAGTAAAAGCAAATGCAAAGATAAACCTTACTTTGGATGTTATAGATAAACGCGAAGATGGCTACCATTTGTTGGATATGGTAATGCACAGCGTGGGTATATATGATGAAATAACTATAAAAAAGAATTATGAAAACAATATAAAGGTAAGCTGTGATAATAATAGCTTAGAAATAGACGAAATGAACTCTGCATTTAAGGCAGCAAAGTTAATTATGGAAGAAAAAGAATTTTCAGGAGTGGACATACATATTAATAAAACCATACCAATTGGCGCAGGAATGGCTGGGGGAAGTGCAGATGCAGCCGCTGTAATAGTTGGAATAAATGAGCTTTTTAATCTCAACATGTCACTTGAGGAAATGAAAAGTATAGCTCTTAAAATAGGAGCAGATGTACCCTTTTGTATAGAAGGAGGGTGTGTAAGAGCAACAGGAATTGGAGAAAAAATGGAAAAGCTCCCAATTATGGATTTGAATCTGCTAATTATTAAGCCAGATGAGTCTATATCTACAGCTTTTGTATATAAGAATCTAATTCTTTCAGAACTTGCAAATAGACCTGACAATAATGGCTTTATAAAGGCTATGAATAATAATTTAGATGAGATGGTAAAAACTATGGGTAATGTATTAGAAAGTGTTACAGCAAGTAAAGTTTCATTTATAAACGAAATAAAAAAAGATATGATAAATGGCAAGGCGAAAATTTCTATGATGACTGGCAGTGGAACTGCAGTATTTGGAATTTTCGAATCCATTTCAGATTTGAAAGATTGCTATGAGAGTTTAAGATTTAAATATAATGAAATTTTTGTAACTAAAACAGAGAGAGGAGGAGTTTATATTGAATCGAGGGATTAA
- a CDS encoding L-lactate MFS transporter, with protein sequence MENKSLAKQAWTVLLAGLGVNLTIGVLYSWSVIKKSLVADLNWSNSEASLPYTVAILVWALTLLVAGKLQDKYGPKKIVILGTIFTALGLILSSFTTNPAIIVLSYGIITGGGIGFAYASVTPPALKWFHPAKKGMVTGIVVSGMGLASLYIAPITTALISSFGISRTFLILGIFILIVGTGIAQLIKNPPEGYVPEEPKNMKNSNAPKSKPVADFDWKGIIKTKEFYFLWIMFALSSSAGLMIIGNLAAISLEQASWDKGFFLVGLLAIFNALGRIGAGLISDKIGRIRTLTLVLAIQGINMLLFASYVNPIGITIGTMLAGIGYGSLLSLFPSLTADFYGVKNFGGNYGVLYTAWGISGTIGPIMAAVIVDSTGSYNLAYLISAGLLIFAIGISLITKNPQDSKRLNQAA encoded by the coding sequence ATGGAAAACAAAAGTTTAGCAAAACAGGCTTGGACAGTATTATTAGCTGGCCTTGGCGTAAATCTAACTATCGGAGTTTTATATTCTTGGAGCGTTATTAAAAAGTCACTAGTTGCTGATTTGAATTGGTCAAACAGTGAAGCTTCACTGCCTTACACAGTTGCTATTTTAGTATGGGCTCTTACTCTTCTTGTTGCAGGAAAGCTTCAAGACAAATATGGCCCAAAGAAAATCGTTATACTTGGAACTATATTTACAGCTTTAGGTCTTATCTTATCAAGTTTTACAACAAATCCTGCAATAATAGTATTGTCATATGGAATAATAACTGGAGGTGGAATAGGTTTTGCTTATGCTTCAGTAACTCCCCCAGCATTAAAATGGTTTCATCCAGCAAAAAAAGGTATGGTTACTGGAATAGTTGTAAGTGGTATGGGTCTTGCTTCTCTTTACATAGCTCCTATTACCACAGCTCTAATTTCATCATTTGGTATTTCTAGAACTTTTTTAATACTTGGTATTTTCATATTAATCGTTGGAACTGGAATAGCTCAGCTAATTAAAAACCCTCCTGAGGGTTATGTCCCTGAAGAGCCAAAAAATATGAAAAACTCAAACGCTCCTAAATCAAAACCAGTAGCTGATTTTGATTGGAAGGGCATAATTAAAACTAAAGAATTTTATTTTTTATGGATAATGTTTGCCCTGTCATCATCAGCTGGCCTGATGATAATAGGAAATCTAGCTGCCATTTCTTTGGAGCAGGCTTCATGGGATAAAGGGTTCTTTTTAGTTGGATTGTTAGCTATATTCAATGCACTAGGTCGTATAGGAGCAGGTCTTATTTCAGATAAAATCGGTCGTATACGTACACTTACTTTAGTCCTTGCTATACAAGGCATAAATATGTTGTTATTTGCTAGCTATGTAAACCCAATCGGAATTACTATAGGAACTATGTTAGCAGGTATAGGCTATGGTTCACTGCTCAGCCTTTTCCCATCTCTTACTGCAGATTTTTATGGAGTAAAAAACTTCGGCGGAAATTATGGCGTTTTATATACAGCTTGGGGTATAAGTGGAACTATAGGCCCTATTATGGCAGCTGTCATAGTCGATAGCACAGGTTCATACAATCTTGCATATCTTATATCTGCTGGACTACTTATATTTGCAATAGGAATATCACTAATAACAAAAAATCCTCAAGATTCAAAAAGGTTAAATCAAGCAGCCTAA
- a CDS encoding DUF1934 domain-containing protein: protein MIHLNKAIINIRTTQLDINTKQDEVIELITEGKFYKKSDAYYLVYDESEISGMQGTTTTLKIKDNQVVLRRLGSNSSTMEFEKNKRHRTQYKTPYGSMTMEMLTKSVDVYIKEEPLEIDITIEYDILIKNMFEGKNSMHITVNK, encoded by the coding sequence GTGATACATTTGAATAAGGCAATTATAAATATAAGAACTACTCAGTTAGACATTAATACAAAGCAAGATGAAGTTATTGAGTTAATAACAGAAGGAAAGTTTTACAAAAAAAGCGATGCTTATTATCTTGTTTATGATGAGAGCGAAATTTCTGGAATGCAAGGAACGACTACTACATTAAAAATAAAAGATAATCAAGTTGTTTTAAGAAGGCTAGGGAGTAACTCCTCAACTATGGAGTTTGAAAAGAATAAAAGACATAGGACTCAGTATAAAACACCATATGGAAGTATGACAATGGAAATGCTGACTAAAAGTGTGGATGTTTATATTAAAGAAGAGCCTCTTGAAATAGATATCACAATAGAATATGATATTTTGATAAAAAATATGTTTGAAGGAAAAAACAGTATGCACATAACTGTTAATAAATAA
- a CDS encoding TrmB family transcriptional regulator, which yields MDQERIIEKMMDFGLNKYEAKAYVALIKNPEVTAYELSKDSGVPQAKIYETMSKLLSKNLVNIIGDNPTKYIPVDFDAFLDTYKENVEYSVDYLKKNIKNLSQSQKVSYLWHLEGRDNIFQKIKNMIPKANSFLYLEAWAEEFDFFADELKEVESKGIEIVSVIYGDTKNDIGIMHFHEMEGLEKQVEEVGRWFTLVVDGAESLFAVFVEKGIDQGIWTENKAFMLMAESFISHDIFIAEIYKMHKLELDKEFGPNMQHIRKYVKTK from the coding sequence TTGGATCAGGAAAGAATAATAGAAAAAATGATGGATTTTGGACTAAATAAATATGAAGCTAAGGCCTATGTAGCTCTAATTAAAAATCCTGAAGTTACTGCGTATGAACTAAGTAAAGATTCTGGCGTTCCCCAAGCTAAAATATATGAAACTATGAGTAAGCTTTTGTCAAAAAATCTAGTTAATATAATTGGAGATAACCCTACAAAATATATCCCCGTTGATTTTGATGCATTTTTAGATACGTACAAAGAAAATGTTGAGTATTCTGTAGATTATCTAAAAAAGAATATAAAAAATTTAAGCCAATCACAAAAAGTATCATATCTATGGCATTTAGAAGGAAGAGATAATATTTTCCAAAAGATAAAAAACATGATACCTAAAGCAAATTCATTTTTATATTTAGAAGCTTGGGCTGAAGAATTTGATTTTTTTGCGGATGAGCTTAAAGAAGTGGAAAGTAAAGGAATAGAAATTGTGAGCGTTATCTACGGAGATACTAAAAATGATATAGGTATTATGCATTTTCATGAGATGGAAGGGCTTGAAAAGCAAGTAGAGGAAGTTGGAAGGTGGTTTACACTTGTTGTAGATGGAGCAGAGTCTTTATTTGCTGTCTTTGTTGAAAAAGGAATAGATCAAGGAATATGGACAGAGAATAAGGCGTTTATGCTCATGGCAGAGTCGTTTATTTCACATGATATTTTTATCGCTGAAATATATAAAATGCATAAGCTAGAACTGGATAAAGAGTTTGGACCCAATATGCAACATATAAGGAAGTACGTAAAAACCAAATAA
- a CDS encoding D-alanine--D-alanine ligase family protein, with product MNIGLIFGGKSAEYEVSLQSAMHIYKRLNKDVHNVYLIGMDRDGFMHYFDGSIEEVSDGSWFDKKTSAEVILYSNKKKPGIYDNDKVIAELELVFPVLHGPYGEDGKLQGLLELSGIPYVGCSVLASANGMDKDMAKKIFSYEGINQVPHITCYSYEQTQEIVSRAEANLGYPCFIKPANMGSSVGISKAKDKQQLVLAMQKAFEYDHKIIIEKGVNAREIEVAVLGNCDNIRISVAGEIIPSDEFYDYDAKYKSNASQLIIPADLSFEADRQIQDMAYRAYKGLNAEGLCRIRFFCRQGYSKGVS from the coding sequence ATGAACATTGGATTAATATTTGGTGGAAAATCTGCAGAGTATGAAGTTTCACTTCAGTCTGCAATGCATATTTACAAAAGACTTAATAAGGATGTTCATAATGTATATCTCATAGGAATGGACAGAGATGGTTTTATGCATTACTTTGATGGAAGCATCGAAGAGGTTTCAGATGGAAGCTGGTTCGATAAAAAAACTTCAGCTGAAGTGATTTTATATAGTAACAAGAAAAAACCAGGAATTTATGATAATGATAAAGTGATTGCTGAGCTTGAGCTTGTTTTTCCAGTTCTTCATGGACCATATGGTGAAGATGGAAAGCTTCAAGGTTTACTAGAGCTTTCTGGTATACCATACGTAGGATGTTCAGTCCTAGCATCTGCTAACGGAATGGATAAGGATATGGCGAAGAAAATATTCTCGTATGAAGGGATAAACCAAGTACCTCATATAACTTGCTATTCATATGAGCAAACACAAGAGATTGTTTCAAGAGCAGAAGCCAATTTAGGGTATCCTTGTTTTATTAAACCAGCCAATATGGGATCAAGTGTTGGAATATCAAAAGCTAAAGATAAACAACAGCTGGTTTTAGCTATGCAAAAAGCTTTTGAGTATGATCATAAAATAATAATTGAAAAAGGTGTTAATGCAAGAGAAATAGAAGTTGCAGTGCTAGGCAATTGCGATAATATTAGAATATCAGTTGCTGGAGAGATAATTCCTTCAGATGAGTTTTACGATTATGATGCTAAGTACAAAAGCAATGCATCTCAGCTTATCATACCAGCAGACCTTAGTTTTGAAGCTGATAGACAGATTCAAGACATGGCATATAGAGCATATAAAGGCTTAAATGCAGAGGGACTTTGCAGAATAAGATTTTTTTGTAGACAAGGATACTCAAAAGGTGTATCTTAA
- a CDS encoding GntR family transcriptional regulator, translating to MNRGINKLNIKDIKPLREIVFEHLRNAILDGTLLPGERLMEVQLADKLGVSRTPIREAIRKLELEGLVEMIPRRGAQVSDLSVKDVADVLEVRETLEGLAASLAAVNMSEEELKELEKAYIALIKSVEEKNIEKIIRWDSRFHDVLLSASRNPRLVKVNAVLIEQVHRFRKSYIEDITTAKYIVHSHKKILDALKSRDPEISRACAMEHIREVKEFILDKYKKKAR from the coding sequence TTGAATCGAGGGATTAATAAGCTCAATATAAAAGATATAAAACCACTTAGAGAAATTGTATTCGAGCATCTTAGAAATGCAATTTTAGATGGAACGTTGCTACCTGGAGAGAGGTTAATGGAAGTTCAGCTAGCTGACAAGCTAGGTGTGTCTAGAACTCCTATTAGAGAAGCTATTAGAAAGCTAGAGCTAGAAGGTTTAGTAGAAATGATTCCTAGAAGAGGGGCTCAGGTTTCAGATCTTTCTGTAAAAGATGTAGCTGATGTGCTTGAAGTAAGAGAAACCTTAGAAGGCTTAGCAGCATCACTAGCTGCAGTCAATATGAGTGAAGAAGAGCTTAAGGAGCTAGAAAAAGCGTATATAGCCCTTATTAAAAGTGTAGAGGAAAAAAATATTGAAAAAATTATAAGATGGGATTCTAGATTCCATGATGTTTTGTTAAGTGCCTCTAGAAATCCAAGATTAGTAAAGGTTAATGCTGTTCTTATAGAGCAAGTTCATAGATTTAGAAAAAGCTATATTGAAGACATTACTACAGCGAAATATATAGTTCATAGCCACAAAAAAATATTAGATGCTTTAAAATCTAGGGATCCAGAGATATCTAGAGCTTGTGCTATGGAACATATAAGAGAGGTAAAGGAGTTCATACTCGATAAATACAAAAAAAAGGCTAGGTGA
- a CDS encoding MerR family transcriptional regulator has translation MKEKFMIGELAKLFNISTDTIRHYDKKGLLKPQCNKDNSYRYYDVRDFFKLSRILFFKSLDISLEDIKNYLHNKNTENLLVLLKKKEKEAHAKVQHWSALENKIKTKIQIIESAQKDLDIVRLKMMPARSGIFLRIKQKDDHYETKKMFSDNKQYIAMSSWLVDGQIYTSLEKEDLEKGIFNKFSYFIELPFAEDILKSDIITLPKGEYACISFLGPYREMHKHYEILIHWISNHGYKITGNSIEKNIVDYDFSDSEEEYISEIQIPVMKIK, from the coding sequence ATGAAAGAAAAGTTCATGATTGGAGAATTGGCCAAACTTTTTAATATAAGCACGGATACTATTAGACATTATGACAAAAAAGGTTTATTAAAACCTCAGTGCAACAAAGATAACTCCTATAGGTATTATGATGTGAGAGATTTTTTTAAGCTTAGTAGGATACTTTTTTTTAAAAGCTTGGATATCTCTCTTGAAGATATAAAAAATTACCTCCATAATAAAAACACTGAGAATCTTCTGGTTCTTTTGAAGAAAAAAGAGAAGGAGGCCCATGCAAAGGTTCAGCACTGGAGCGCTTTAGAAAATAAGATTAAGACAAAAATACAGATAATAGAATCAGCCCAAAAAGATTTAGACATAGTGAGACTAAAGATGATGCCAGCTAGAAGTGGTATTTTTCTGAGAATAAAGCAAAAAGATGACCATTATGAAACTAAAAAAATGTTTAGTGACAACAAACAATATATAGCTATGAGTTCATGGCTTGTTGATGGGCAGATATACACTTCTCTTGAAAAAGAAGATTTGGAAAAAGGTATTTTTAATAAGTTTAGCTATTTTATTGAGCTTCCATTCGCTGAAGATATATTAAAATCCGATATAATAACTTTACCTAAAGGTGAATATGCATGCATTAGTTTCTTAGGACCATATAGAGAAATGCATAAGCATTATGAAATTTTAATTCATTGGATTTCAAACCATGGCTATAAAATTACAGGAAACTCAATAGAAAAAAACATCGTAGACTATGATTTTTCTGATTCTGAAGAAGAATACATATCTGAAATACAAATCCCTGTAATGAAAATTAAATAA
- a CDS encoding Veg family protein, with protein sequence MATKHTLEGIRKSIEKHLGKKIILKANKGRKKIIVREGILENAYPNVFVVRLDGNYETTTRVSYSYSDVLTSTVKLKLSKNDLAKLS encoded by the coding sequence TTGGCTACGAAACATACCTTAGAAGGAATAAGAAAGAGTATTGAAAAGCACCTGGGAAAAAAGATAATTCTAAAAGCTAACAAAGGCAGAAAAAAGATTATAGTTAGGGAAGGCATACTTGAAAATGCATATCCTAATGTTTTCGTTGTTAGGCTTGATGGAAACTACGAAACTACTACTAGAGTATCTTATAGCTATTCTGATGTACTTACATCTACAGTCAAACTCAAACTGAGTAAAAACGACTTAGCTAAACTTTCTTAG